The window CCCGGAGGCCCCCAAGGCCCGGCCCTGCAGAGTAAGCACTGCTGACCGGAGTGTGCGGAAGGGAATCATGGCGCACAGTCTCAAGGACCTCCAGCACAAGGTGAGGGTCAGGACTGCCCTCAGCACAGCCCAACCCCTGGGACCGTGGCTGAGAGCTGGCCCTGCCAGCTACCTCTGTCCTCTGGGTCATGAGCTGGGAGTTCAGCTGGGATGGAGCGCATGAGTTGGATGGTGAGAAGATTTCCTTTCTGATGCCAGCCCGAATGAGTTGATAGTGCCTGCCTGGAGTGCTGTTCAATGGATTAGTGACAGGGGGAGGCAGTATATTGTCATCCTATACTAACAGTAGGCCAGTGGTATTCTCagagtatatttttcttattgggAGGACCCTTAGGTTCCCTTTTCCATTGTACACACACCTGGAAGTTGGGGAAATAGGCGAGATTATAGAGATTCTCTTCCCCATCTTCTCCCTTCAGCCAGTGCAGGTCTTCAATCCATCTCCTACACTGGCTTTCCATGGAAGGCTTTGTTAATTGCTGTGGAAGATTTTCTTCAAACTATTGACCAGGTAAGCTTCCAGAGCAGGAAACCAAAGATACACGGCTCTTGTGGATAGCAGTTAACAGCAGGCAAGAATGACACACTTCCCCATTtccatgctccctctctcccactgcctctcctaCAGCCTCATCTAATCTGGTTCCGTATTAATCTTGTGCCTCACTGCCCCATTAGCTTGTTAGCTAATAAGCTCCCTGCTCCTATGCAAGCCCAGTTGTCTGGCACAGATCATACATTTGTATTAGGCTTCTGATTACTAGAGTCTAGAGTTTAACATATAGAAATCATAGCTGACCTAAACCTCTATTCCAGAGTCCCTCCCCTGTTTCTGTGAATTAGGTCTGTTCTTCTTTGTGAGAGCTCATTTCCCCTCTTGTGAGGCTTGGGGCTGGACACACCAATTTCTTATGCCCTGAATCAGAAGGTCTCTTTTGCACTTGAGTCTAGACTTGCTAGTGTTTTTCACCTGAGGTCTGAGGACCACCTCCTGTACCAAAATGGACTTGTTGCACATGACTTCCCAGACTGCACTCCCTGGGACTGATTAGGTCATGAGTGAGGTTCAGGAGTTGTCATTTTCAGCAGGTTCTTCGGGAGATTCTTATCCACTGAGTTTGGGGACCCCAAGTTAGAGTCCTAACTCCAAAGGATGCAGGGAGGAACAACAGTGAGGGTCCATCTTTCCAGCATGGAACAAAGGTTAAAGGTGAATCTCACCTGTCGAGCAGGGAGGACATCAACCTGTGTAGACTGCTTTTCCAAGTTTGGCAATataaagaaaggagcagagagagtgagggaaaaaGGGCAAATTGATATGGTTGGCAGTGACCAGATTATTAGTCCCTTATTGGCCATGGCAAAGAACAGAGGGGTTTCATTTTAAAAGACCACAGTAAACCtttggaggatttttttaaaattaattttgaaagaatctCAAACTAACAAAAGTTGTAAGAACAATACAAGACTTCCTAAATCACTTGAGAGGAGGTTGCCAACCTGATGCTTCTATTCTTGGATACTTCAGTGTGTCTTTTCTACAAACAAGAATATTCTCCTATATAATTGAAATTACAACCATCAAAATCGGGAAACATCCAATGTTACATGACTACCATTTAATCCTGAGACTTCATTCAAGTGTTACTAATCATCCCAATAATGTCCTTAATAGCAAAAGGATCCAGGTCAGGattgagtattttatttaattgtctctttagtctccttcaaTCTGGAACAGTTCATCAGTTTTCCTGAACTTTCATGGCCTTGACTGTTTTGAATATTATAAGCctcttgttttgtttactgttcttCAGTTTGGAATTGCTTATTTCCTCCATTCAGCCTGTATATCTGGCAGGAATATGATAAAAATAGGTTGTCACTGCCAAATTGCATATGATTTTGATTTGTCACATTGCTGTTTAACTTTGATTATCTGAATAAGGAGGTATATTCAGACTTCCCtatgtaaagttactatttttccctttgtattaattattttctagAGAGGTACTTTGTATTAAATATACATCTCATTCTGCATCCAactttcaatttcctcatttactTATATCAGAAGGGATTCAAATATTCCTATTTTAATGGGATATGAGGATGGTAACAGATTATTTATTGATGCTCAAATGGTCCAAGATTTAGCCAGTGGGACTCCCTTCAGCCCAACTACTGTCCTTTTCCCATGTCCCTATCATTCTTCAGTGCTTTCTGACTTTCAATCACAACGAGGTATTGCAAGCTCATCTTGTACTTTACCTGCCCCAGCCCTTTAATTGGCCATTTTTCCTAAGGAAATCTGCTTCATTTTAGGGGAGAATGGTAttcagaaaccaagatctgggagTTAGGTGTGTTCATTGCTATTGGTGTGTTGCTGATCCCAGAACTttactgaaggattttaagcagaaacACATGCTCTCTAGTGAATCCAAGCAAGAAAAGTAAAGTGAGAATTCTATGATCCCAAGATAGCTAATGATGTGGTTGTGAATGTCCTAAATAGTCTATCCTTATATTATCACTTACTTAAATGAGGTTATGTAGTATGCTGCCTGATTTTTCATTCTCTAGCATGAATGGGTCATGGGTCTCCTTCCATTTTAATCAGTACAGTGTTAATTTAGTAAATGCATATTATGGATGATGTACTCTTCTAGGTAACTTATAGCATTTCTTGTAATCATAACCCTGAGGTAGTTactactattttcattttctagaagcAGAAGCCAGGTTCATTcactgggatttaaacccaggctgTCATCTCATACACTTTTGCATTTAACCATTGTGAAGACTCTAAGACTATACTTGCCTCAACTTTTTGAATGATGAAATGAGTTCAGATTCATGAGATAACTTTCCTAAATTCAGAATAATAATGTAAGggagctagaattcaaacccaggtctcttTAACTCTAGAGTTACACTATCCAATGCAGTAGTTACTAGTTACATGTGGTTACTGAACTCTTGAAATGAGGCTAGTTAAAACTGAGATGTGCttaagtataatttacatacaggattttgaagacttaatataaaaaaatgtaaaatcataaatttttatCCTGATTTTATGTTGAAATTGTATTTTAGATGGAATTAAATATATTACAAGTATCATGcagctattagaaaatttaaaattacatatgtgtgATACagagcatctatgaaaaactcacagctaacaacATACTTAATGGGAAATTCTGAAAACTTTCCACTTAAGATCAAGAATGAGATAAGGATATCTTTCTTGCCACTTCTATACAACATGGtgctggaggttctagccaggctaattaggcaagaaaataaaataaaaggcaccctgattgaaaaggaagaggtaaaactattCCTATTTGCAGCTAGAAAACCctatagaacacacacacacacacacacacacacacacacacaataagaaCTActaatgagttcagcaaggttgcatgATATAAGGTTGGaagatataagatcaatatacaaaaatcaattgtatttctatacactggcaataaataatctgaaaataaaattaagaaaatgagggggcacctgagtggttacttaatcggttaagtgtccgactcttgatctcaactcaggtcttgatctcagggtcgtgagttcaggccctgtgttgggctccatgctggctgtggagcctaccttaaaaaaaaaattagtgataatAGCATAATAGCATCAATAAGAATAGAATGTTTAAGAATaactttaacaaaaatatatgacTTCTAGATTGAAAATTAACATTGGTAAAATAAATTAGATTGAAGGAAGacttaaagaagacctaaataacaGACAGACAAATGTGCTCAAGGATTGAAAGACTTAAtgttgttaagatggcaatactccccaacttgatctgtagattcaatgcaatccccatcaaactTCCAGCTACTCtttttgtagatattgacaagctgatgctaaaatttatatagaaatataatgggccaaaaatagctaaaacaatcttggaaaaagacaaagttggaagacttacacttcctgattccaaaacttaatacaaagctacagtaatcaactCTGTGGTATTGACGTAAAGAAAGACAGACACACTCTATTAGTTTActagggcttccataacaaagtaccacagactaatacttaaacaacagaaatttatgttctCTCAAATCTGGAGgatggaagtctgagatcaaggtgctgtcagggttggtttcttccgagacctctctccttgacttgcagGTGGCTGTCTTCACGTgtacatggtcttccctctgggtATGTTTCTTGGTCTCTAatctccccttcttataaggacaccagtaatattggattaaggcccatcTTAATGATATcactttaatttaattacctctttaaagaccctatctccaaatatagtcagaTTCTGAGATCCTGGGGCTTAGGACTTCAATATGTGAGTTTGGGAGGTATACAATTCAGCACATAATACATACaaatcaatagaatagaattgaaAGTCCAGAAGGAAGCCCGTGtatctatggtcaattgatttttgacaggagaaagaatagtcttttcaataattgGTGCTGGGACAATggaatatccatatgcaaaatagCAAAGTTgcatccctacctcacaccatgaacaaaattaagtcaaaatggatcaaagaactAAATGTAGAGCTCAAACTACCAAACTCTTAGAAGTAAACATAGATATAAGTCTTCATGACTTTGGTTTCTTTGATATGGCATCAAAACACAAGcaatcagaggggaaaaaaatcaaacttcagCAACATTAAACACTTCTGTGTATgttatcaaaaaaattaaatgacaacctacagaatgggagaaaatatttgcaaatctcaTATATGATAAGGGTCTAATATcaagaatatatacagaactcttataactcaacaataaaaacagaactcAATTAAAGATGGgtaaagagggacacctgggtggctcagttggttgggcatcttccttcagctcaggtcatgatcccaaggtcctgggatcgagtccacatcagactccttgcttggcaaggagcctgcttctgcctgcctctctccctgcttgtgctccctctctctctctctttctctctctgacaaataaataaataaaatctttaaaaataaataaataaataaaaatgggtgaagaattgaaatagacatttctctaaggaaaatatataaatggctaataacatatgaaaagatgttcaacatcattagtcattagggaaattcaaatcaaaactacttcataccggggcacctgggtggctcagttggttaagcgactgccttcggctcaggtcatgatcctggagtccctggatcgagtcccgcatcgggctccctgctcggcagggagtctgcttctccctctgactctcccgaccctcctgaccctccccccctcatgctcgctctctgtctctctctctcaaataaataaaatcttaaaaaaaaactacttcataccgactagaatggctaaaataaaaggcagacaataacaagtgttgatgaggatgtgaagaaattggaatctTCATCCATTgctaatgggaatataaaatgaggcagctgctttggaaaacagtattgtaGTTCCTCAAAGAGTGAAACATACAGTTAATTGTGTGACTCAGTattttcactcctaggtatatacccaggaaaactgaaaacatatgttcactcacaaacttgtacatgaatactCCTAACAGCAGTATTCATAATactacaaaaatggaaacaacccaaatgtctatagcaactgatgaatggatttaaaaagtgatatattggggcacctgggtggctcaggtggttaagtgtcttccttctgctcaggtcatgatcccagggtcctgggatccagccccacgtcggcctcccagctcagcagggagcctgcttttccctctgcctgccactcctcctgcttgtgctcattcactctctctcaaataaataaatgaaatcttttttaaaaatgtgaatattattcagccataaaaggaatcaTGTTACAACATAGAGGAAACTTGAAAACATACTGAGGAAAAGAAGTCAGTCtaaaaagaccacatattgtatgattccatttatatgaaatgtccagaataggcaaatccatagagacaaccAGTAGAGGTTGCcatgggttgggggatgggaaaTGAGTGCTAATGGATAATGGGTTTCTtttaggataaagaaaatgttctgaaatcaaATAAttgtgatggttgtacaactttgtgCATGTACTAAAAAACACGGAATTGTATACTtcaaaagggtgaattttatggtatgtgaattgtatctcaataaaaattacatatgtgactcccattatatttttattggacagCACTGTTCTAGAACATAACCATGAATCCAGGTACCAAGAAGGACCATAATATAGAATCTTTGGATGGTGATCCCACAGCAAGagcctgggttccagtcccaTTTCCCATAGATCCTTATCCACTTGTTCTTTCCCTGGCAGCTGAGATGATGTAATATGGGTCTTCCTCATGCTCTGTGTCTGCATGGGGATGGCAGAAGCATCACTGATCTTATTCTCCAGGTCCGGGACACCCTGATGCTGGCAGACAAGCCCTTCTTTCTGGTGCTGGAGGAAGATGGTACAACTGTAGAGACAGAAGAGTTTTTCCAAGCCCTGGAAGATGACACAGTGTTCATGGTCCTCCAGAAGGCACAGAAATGGCAGCCCCCATCAGAACTGGTGAGTTCCCACCCATGTAGTGGGGAGAACATTGGGAGCCTGGAAGAAGTCTTTGGGAGGATGCCAACCACAGCCTTGTCTTAATACAGGGTACTGGGTACCAACTTGCCCTCTCCCATAAGCCTGCCAAGATTGATGTGGCTCGTGTAACCTTTGACCTATACAAGATGAACCCACAGGACTTCATTGGTTGCCTGAATATGAAGGCCACTCTGTATGGCACATACTCCCTGTCCTATGACCTGCACTGCTACCGGGCCAAGCGCGTCATGAAGTGAGTGAATTGGGATTAGCTGGGGATAGGGTGGGTATTCAACAATGAGGGAGCCCCTCTCTGCTCACATGGACCTCAGCCTTCTAGGGCCTGGGACTAGTGTTGATTCTGACAAAGCATGACAGCTAACATTTGTCTAGAACTTTATGGCTGAATTAGTGCTTTAGCATATGCCAAAGGGATACACATACTCCTCCAGGTAGAACTgggatatattatttttctaattacctTCCACTACAACAACTATTTTTTTCACCTAAAATAGTAAGTTTTCCTAAGTAGTCTTctaaccaatttttaaaaagtgaacataCATCAAAGATTTTATTGAACTCATTAATTAAGGAGAGAACCAGCAAGAAGTTACAATCAGTTCAGAGAATTCAAAAACCCACCAATACATATAGGTCCATCAAGAATGCTGAgataaggggctcctgggtggctcagtcggttgaggggccaactcttggtttcggctcaggtcatgatctcagggtgatgggatcgagccccaggtcgagctctgccctctgcctggggaatctgcttgggattttctctctccctctgcttctgccctccctcctccttcaaaaataaataaatcttaaaagaaaaaagaatgggataAATTCATAGATACGAAATTGGATATTTCcatgtgggtgggagggatgaaaTAACTGTCCTTCTACAGAGGGAATTAATTTGCATGTCTGTGGACAATAGTCATCTGTATTATCTAATGaacttcttttaaactttttactttacttttgaAAGTGTAATCAAGTAACACAGGAAGCATGAGAATATGTTAAATGATAAGACAAGGACCATTAGGGTGATGTTTCCCAATTTCAGCCGCTCCACTAGTGCTCTAGTGAATTCTTCCCCTATCAGGTGGATGCAGCCACTGAGGCAGAGGCATCCAGCTATTCCAAAGCCACAAAGCTAGGGAGTAGCAGGGCACGGCCTCTTGCCAGTTTCTTCTGACAGATTCTACTCCTCCCCAATTGCTTCATTTAGCATctactgagcacccactgtgtgcctggCCCTATGATGTAAGCTAAAGATCCAGAGATAAACAAGACGTCAGAACAAGCTGCACAAACCCTCCAGTACCTTGATGAATGCTGGCACATAGCAGGAATTCAAATCATTGTAGAATGAATGAAGATCTGATCCTTGTTCTTAGAGGCCTTCTGAGAAATCCTGCCCAGGGTCCCCAGTGTTCTGCCAGAACATATGTAGCTAGAGTATACCAAACcttcttggctttctttttcttcttcttttttttaatcagttgtgtgtgtgtgtgtgtgtgtatgtgttttaatattttatttgtttattagagagagagcacaagcagggggagcggcaggcagagggagaagcaggctccccattgagcaaggagcccaatgcgggacctgatccaaaggcagacgcttaactgactgagccacccaggcgccagccCCTTCTTGGCTTTCTGAGTTTCTTCTGGGCATAGCCAGTCTGGAGATGAGGGACCTGAGGTGTGTGGTTCTGTTTGCCAGAGATGACATCCAAATGACAGCCTTGTGCCTCGTTCTGTGGCTAGAAGTCCCATATTCCTCCTATACTTTATCATGTCCCATCTTGATCTGGGCTTGCTGCcggtagttttctttttttttttttttaaagattttatttatttatttgagagagagcatgaaatgggggagggtcagagggcgaagcagactccccgctgagcagggagcccgatgcgggactcgattctgggactccaggatcatgacctgagccgagaaggcagtcgcttaaccaactgagccacccaggtgccctgccgatagttttcaaatttcaaaatctaGAGCAAGAAGCTTCAGCCTTGAAACTCAGTGCATTTCGGGGAAGTACGACTCTCAGACCTAAACCCAGTAGACGTGTTGGTATCAAAAACCCAGCAAGCCGGAGTAGGTGTGGTGACGTCGTGGCGTCAGCTAGTTTTACTAttactgttgttgctgttgtagtaaaacacacataaaatttaccattttaaccattttaaagtgtacaattcagtggcctgaagcacattcacaatgttgtgcaacagTTACCACTAtcaatttccagaactttttcatcatctcaaactgaaactctgtccccattaaacactcactttccactcccccttcttccagcccctggtaacctatgtgctactttctttctctgttaatTTGCCTGTTCTAGGTATCTTATACAatacttgtccttttgtgactggtttatgtcactgagcataatgttttcaaggttcatccatgttgtagcgagtgtcagaatttcattcctatTTATGGCTGGACCACTGGTTTTAAGCCTCAGTTGTGTGATTTGAGAAATGGGTATACTTTTCAAGTATAgtctctaaaattttaaagaaggggtgcctgagtggctcagttggttgagtatccaactcttggtttcagctcaggtcatgatctcaggttcgtgagatcaagcccctcattgggttctgcactcagccgggtgtctgctggagattctctctctccctctccctctgccccttctcccactcatgctctctctccccccacctctttctctctaaaataaagaaataaatcttttaaaaaataaataaaattttaaagaattttcatgTGTAGATGTTTATAGTTCTAATTATGTTCCTGCCTCCCTGTACCTCAACCATAagttcatttattgaataaaggTTAATAGTTTGAAAGTTTCAATACCAGccagaaagtctttattttctttttgttttcccctccctgaccgccccctcccccagaactaGATACCCCTAGTGACCCTCATTAATCTCTTTTAAACAGATCTGGATAAGAACTTGGTTAAAATAGTCAAGCATTCCACCAGCTACTCTTGACCCCACATTTTGCCCTACTCATCTACCGATTAGGCTCCCAGTGAAGTGACCTTATGTTGTTTCAACCTCATAACCCTGTGAGCCATCAAAATGGTAATGATCTTATTTGATAGATGGGAAAGCAGAAGCTCAGAAATCTAGTAGTTGGTCAAGCTTCACACAGCCAAGAAGACCCGATTAGAACTCTGGCCTATCTGATTCAAGTCCTAGTCTCAGTACATTGCAACACAGGGCATGTCCAGtgccctgaaaaaaattttttttaaagattttatttatttgacagagagagacacagcgagagaggaaacacaagcagggagagtgggagagggagaagcaggcttcccgctgagcagggagcccgatgcggggctcgatccc of the Halichoerus grypus chromosome 1, mHalGry1.hap1.1, whole genome shotgun sequence genome contains:
- the CIDEC gene encoding lipid transferase CIDEC isoform X1 yields the protein MEGGLGCAGQYLTGVILLEAVGGRSNTIQVTRMEYAMKSLSLLYPKSLSRHVAVSTSGVTQELLSESGPEAPKARPCRVSTADRSVRKGIMAHSLKDLQHKVRDTLMLADKPFFLVLEEDGTTVETEEFFQALEDDTVFMVLQKAQKWQPPSELGTGYQLALSHKPAKIDVARVTFDLYKMNPQDFIGCLNMKATLYGTYSLSYDLHCYRAKRVMKEFLRWVLFSMRTTGHVLLGTSCYMQQLLDATEGGQPPEGKARSLIPTCLKILHEGSSP
- the CIDEC gene encoding lipid transferase CIDEC isoform X3, with the protein product MESNTIQVTRMEYAMKSLSLLYPKSLSRHVAVSTSGVTQELLSESGPEAPKARPCRVSTADRSVRKGIMAHSLKDLQHKVRDTLMLADKPFFLVLEEDGTTVETEEFFQALEDDTVFMVLQKAQKWQPPSELGTGYQLALSHKPAKIDVARVTFDLYKMNPQDFIGCLNMKATLYGTYSLSYDLHCYRAKRVMKEFLRWVLFSMRTTGHVLLGTSCYMQQLLDATEGGQPPEGKARSLIPTCLKILHEGSSP
- the CIDEC gene encoding lipid transferase CIDEC isoform X5, translating into MLADKPFFLVLEEDGTTVETEEFFQALEDDTVFMVLQKAQKWQPPSELGTGYQLALSHKPAKIDVARVTFDLYKMNPQDFIGCLNMKATLYGTYSLSYDLHCYRAKRVMKEFLRWVLFSMRTTGHVLLGTSCYMQQLLDATEGGQPPEGKARSLIPTCLKILHEGSSP
- the CIDEC gene encoding lipid transferase CIDEC isoform X4, whose translation is MEYAMKSLSLLYPKSLSRHVAVSTSGVTQELLSESGPEAPKARPCRVSTADRSVRKGIMAHSLKDLQHKVRDTLMLADKPFFLVLEEDGTTVETEEFFQALEDDTVFMVLQKAQKWQPPSELGTGYQLALSHKPAKIDVARVTFDLYKMNPQDFIGCLNMKATLYGTYSLSYDLHCYRAKRVMKEFLRWVLFSMRTTGHVLLGTSCYMQQLLDATEGGQPPEGKARSLIPTCLKILHEGSSP
- the CIDEC gene encoding lipid transferase CIDEC isoform X2, yielding MRKLTQRGSRRGSGRSNTIQVTRMEYAMKSLSLLYPKSLSRHVAVSTSGVTQELLSESGPEAPKARPCRVSTADRSVRKGIMAHSLKDLQHKVRDTLMLADKPFFLVLEEDGTTVETEEFFQALEDDTVFMVLQKAQKWQPPSELGTGYQLALSHKPAKIDVARVTFDLYKMNPQDFIGCLNMKATLYGTYSLSYDLHCYRAKRVMKEFLRWVLFSMRTTGHVLLGTSCYMQQLLDATEGGQPPEGKARSLIPTCLKILHEGSSP